The Sorangiineae bacterium MSr11954 DNA segment AGGCCGACCTTTCGCGTGAGCGCCTCCAGCCGCAGCGACTCGTCGTAGTGCGCGTGAAGGAAGTCGATGGCCTCCGCCAGGCGGCGGTACTCCGGGTGACGCTCGTCGGGCCGGTGCAGATCGCGTGAAATGCCCGCGAGCCCTTGGATCGCACCGGCGCCGTCGCGCAGCGGGGTTTTGTAGGTGAGGCACCAGCCTTGTTGCCCGTCGGGGTAAATGTGGAGCTCGAGGCGATCGACGATCTCGTTGCCGGTCCGCAGCACCAGGCGATCCTGCGCGGTGTACCCGGCGCCCAGGCCACGCGGAAACACGTCCTCGGCCGTGCGGCCGAGCACCTGCTCTTTGTGCTGGATTCCGCAGCGCGAGAGGAAGGTCTCGTTGATCATCACATAGCGCTCTTGGCGGTCTTTTACGAAGAACGCAACGTCCGGGAGTCGGTCGAAAAGATGCTCGAGGAGAGCCGGGTCGGCCAGCAAGGTTGCCCAGCGCGCGGCGTTGGAGGCGTTCGCCATGTGCCTATTATGCAGAATTCCGCAACGGGATCGCGCCAATCCTTCAAGACCGCGCCGCCTTGGAGCGCTACGTTGCCCATCCATGACCTACAGCCGAATCAAGGTGGTCGACTCCCACACGGGAGGTGAGCCGACGCGGGTGATCCTGGAGGGCGGTCCGTCCTTGGGCACCGGGAGCCTGGCGGACCGGGTCCGCATCTTCCGCCGCGAGCTCGATCGGTTTCGCACGGCCATCGTGTGCGAGCCGCGCGGGCCCGAGTGCATGATCGGCGCGCTCCTGTGCGAGCCGACCGCCGCCGACTGTGCGACCGGTGTGATCTTCTTCGACAACGCAGGCTATTTGGGCATGTGCGGGCACGGGACCATCGGGTTGATGGTGACGTTGGCGCACCTGGGCCGCATCGGACCCGGGCTGCATCGCATCGAGACGCCGGTGGGGATCGTCTCCGTGCGTTTGCACGACGATGGTCGGGTTTCGATCGCCAATGTGCCGAGTTACCGGTTGGCGACGAAGGTGGGGGTCGATGTGCCGGGCTACGGCCGGGTGATGGGCGATGTGGCGTGGGGAGGCAATTGGTTCTTTTTGATCGAAAACCGCGGTGTGGCTTTGGAGCTCGCGCACGTGGAGGCGCTCACCGACTTCACCTGGAAGGTGCGGCAGGCGTTGAACGCGGCCGGCATCACCGGGGCGAACGGGGCCGAGATCGATCACATCGAGCTTTATGAATCGACACCCGGCCAACGAGCGCGCGGGTGCCGCAATTTCGTGCTCTGTCCGGGCAAGGCGTACGATCGCTCGCCGTGCGGGACGGGGACCAGCGCCAAGCTCGCGTGTTTGTACGCCGATGGAGAGCTCGCGCCGGGGGAGGTGTGGCTGCAGCGGAGCGTTACGGGAAGCGTGTTCGAGGCGCGGTTTCAGATCGATCCGGCAGGGGGCGGGCGGATTGTGCCGGAGATTACGGGGTCGGCGTATGTGACGGGGGAGGGGACGTTGATTTTGGATGAGCGCGATCCGCTGCGGTGGGGGTTTGGTGCGGGTGCGGGGTTTGGGGATGCGGCGGCGGCGCCATGAGCAAGC contains these protein-coding regions:
- a CDS encoding AraC family transcriptional regulator → MANASNAARWATLLADPALLEHLFDRLPDVAFFVKDRQERYVMINETFLSRCGIQHKEQVLGRTAEDVFPRGLGAGYTAQDRLVLRTGNEIVDRLELHIYPDGQQGWCLTYKTPLRDGAGAIQGLAGISRDLHRPDERHPEYRRLAEAIDFLHAHYDESLRLEALTRKVGLSMDRFERLVAQVFHLTPRQLLTKIRVEAASRLLREGQASVAAIAHACGYSDHSAFTRNFRATVGLTPRAFRQRLAPGRAPDPGSRAR
- a CDS encoding proline racemase family protein; its protein translation is MTYSRIKVVDSHTGGEPTRVILEGGPSLGTGSLADRVRIFRRELDRFRTAIVCEPRGPECMIGALLCEPTAADCATGVIFFDNAGYLGMCGHGTIGLMVTLAHLGRIGPGLHRIETPVGIVSVRLHDDGRVSIANVPSYRLATKVGVDVPGYGRVMGDVAWGGNWFFLIENRGVALELAHVEALTDFTWKVRQALNAAGITGANGAEIDHIELYESTPGQRARGCRNFVLCPGKAYDRSPCGTGTSAKLACLYADGELAPGEVWLQRSVTGSVFEARFQIDPAGGGRIVPEITGSAYVTGEGTLILDERDPLRWGFGAGAGFGDAAAAP